A genome region from Candidatus Hydrogenedentota bacterium includes the following:
- a CDS encoding glucose-1-phosphate adenylyltransferase → MNEVGAIVLGGGRGTRLYPLTRVRSKPAVPLCGRYRLVDIPLSNCIHSGILRILVLTQFNSHSLNRHIKNTYKFDEFSGGSVEILAAEQTNDIGDWFQGTADAVRKHLLHIRQRGLKHFLILSGDQLYRMDYRTLLDTHLRNDADITVAALPVDREAATSFGIMKVSRGGAIRRFVEKPREDAVLDQLVTPSGLFSDFGLEPKGRKHLASMGVYAFRAEVLEELLLRNPSWLDFGKEIIPGALKTHRVFAHMFSGFWEDIGTVRSYFDVSMAMTSPDPPFDLHDPDHTVYTHARMLPGVRVVDASVKNAILCSGSQIERATIRNSIIGIRSRIRPGAVIERAIVLGADYFEAEPPEEVGVAIGIGRNARISQAIIDHNARIGDNVVIRGSDRMKDYDGDGYAIRDGIVVVFKDAVIPPGTRIV, encoded by the coding sequence GCTGTGCGGCCGCTACCGGCTGGTGGACATTCCTTTGAGCAACTGCATCCACTCGGGCATCCTGCGCATCCTCGTGCTGACGCAGTTCAACAGCCACTCGCTGAACCGGCACATCAAGAACACGTACAAGTTCGACGAGTTCAGCGGGGGCTCGGTGGAGATTCTGGCGGCGGAGCAGACGAACGACATCGGCGACTGGTTCCAGGGGACGGCGGACGCGGTGCGCAAGCACCTGCTGCACATCCGGCAGCGGGGCCTGAAGCATTTCCTGATCCTCTCGGGCGACCAGCTCTACCGGATGGACTACCGCACCCTGCTGGACACGCACCTGCGCAACGACGCGGACATCACGGTGGCGGCGCTGCCGGTGGACCGGGAGGCGGCGACATCCTTCGGCATCATGAAGGTGTCGCGCGGCGGCGCGATCCGCCGCTTTGTGGAGAAGCCGCGCGAGGACGCCGTGCTCGACCAGCTGGTGACGCCGTCGGGGCTCTTCAGCGACTTCGGCCTGGAGCCGAAGGGCCGCAAGCACCTGGCCTCCATGGGCGTGTACGCCTTCAGGGCGGAGGTGCTGGAGGAGCTGCTGCTGCGCAACCCGTCGTGGCTGGACTTCGGCAAGGAGATCATCCCCGGGGCGCTCAAGACCCACCGCGTCTTCGCGCACATGTTCAGCGGGTTCTGGGAGGACATCGGGACCGTGCGGTCGTACTTCGACGTGAGCATGGCCATGACCTCGCCGGACCCGCCCTTCGACCTGCACGACCCGGACCACACCGTCTACACGCATGCCCGCATGCTGCCGGGGGTGCGGGTCGTGGACGCGTCGGTGAAGAACGCCATCCTGTGCAGCGGGTCGCAGATCGAGCGGGCGACCATCCGCAACAGCATCATCGGCATCCGCAGCCGGATCCGGCCGGGCGCGGTGATCGAGCGCGCCATCGTCCTCGGGGCGGACTACTTCGAGGCGGAGCCGCCGGAGGAGGTCGGGGTCGCCATCGGCATCGGGCGCAACGCCCGCATCTCGCAGGCCATCATTGACCACAACGCCCGCATCGGGGACAACGTGGTCATCCGGGGCTCGGACCGCATGAAGGACTACGACGGCGACGGCTACGCCATCCGCGACGGGATCGTGGTCGTGTTCAAGGACGCCGTCATCCCCCCCGGCACCCGCATCGTCTGA